A section of the Thermotoga caldifontis AZM44c09 genome encodes:
- a CDS encoding chromate transporter, with product MKVFWVFLKVSSLTLGGGYAMVPVIQWEVERLGWMKKEEFLVLLSAAQSMPGPIAFNTAVLAGKRVAGVLGAILAGVAIALPPFFAIVAVASALKPFLNNTYVRAFLLGVYAAVVGLVFNVLLGLLKRQRWGVLKVVVVTLGVVLLMVSKNLLYAVFVVSIVVLYLWE from the coding sequence TTGAAAGTTTTTTGGGTTTTCCTGAAGGTCTCCTCGCTGACGCTCGGCGGAGGTTACGCGATGGTTCCCGTGATACAGTGGGAAGTTGAAAGGCTGGGCTGGATGAAAAAAGAAGAATTCCTCGTCCTGTTGTCTGCCGCACAGAGCATGCCGGGACCGATCGCGTTCAACACCGCCGTCCTTGCAGGCAAGAGGGTGGCAGGTGTACTCGGGGCCATCCTGGCTGGCGTTGCGATCGCACTGCCTCCGTTCTTCGCGATCGTGGCCGTTGCCAGCGCACTCAAGCCTTTTTTGAACAACACGTACGTCAGAGCTTTTTTGCTCGGTGTCTACGCGGCAGTTGTGGGTCTGGTCTTCAACGTACTTCTCGGTCTGCTCAAAAGACAGAGATGGGGAGTTCTGAAAGTTGTGGTAGTTACTCTTGGAGTGGTGCTGCTCATGGTCAGTAAAAACTTGCTGTACGCGGTCTTCGTCGTGAGCATCGTTGTACTCTATCTGTGGGAGTGA
- a CDS encoding chromate transporter encodes MSLFRLALIFLKIGFLSFGGGWAVVGVLKKELISVGILSAEEFTEMVSIAQITPGPIALNLATYVGYKYFGFLGALLNTFFFLLAPSLTIVAVFTIGKKTKLDSARLSRALMAFATIMVIVTLLSLSSSRLTDVRFFLIAALVFFALNRFKVHPLVLMFVGGFLGVLLYTNL; translated from the coding sequence GTGAGTCTGTTCAGGTTGGCTCTCATCTTCCTGAAGATCGGTTTTCTTTCTTTCGGTGGTGGTTGGGCGGTTGTTGGCGTACTGAAAAAAGAACTCATATCCGTGGGGATCCTCTCTGCGGAAGAGTTCACCGAAATGGTATCGATAGCCCAAATAACGCCTGGGCCGATCGCGCTCAATCTGGCCACTTACGTAGGTTACAAGTATTTCGGTTTCTTGGGTGCATTGCTGAACACGTTCTTCTTTCTGCTCGCCCCATCGCTCACCATCGTCGCTGTTTTCACGATTGGAAAGAAAACGAAGCTGGACTCTGCCAGGTTGTCTCGAGCACTGATGGCGTTCGCAACGATCATGGTGATCGTTACGTTGCTCTCACTCTCGAGTTCCAGGCTCACCGATGTGCGTTTCTTTCTCATCGCAGCGCTCGTCTTCTTCGCGCTGAACAGGTTCAAGGTCCATCCGCTCGTTTTGATGTTCGTAGGGGGCTTTCTGGGCGTTCTTCTGTACACTAATCTGTGA
- the nadE gene encoding NAD(+) synthase encodes MSFDPLTVSEEIQGFIRRFVETNNYHGVVVGVSGGVDSAVVTVLCAKALGAQRVFGLILPDRDSSRTSTRLAVELCEEFGVPHRIFSITPLLRKVGIYRMFPPAFIFPRRIQENYVKNKWRTLSRDPYLDDLLDAGNAFFKKGLAYYRIKHRIRMCLLYFEAERRGYAVAGCVNKTELKTGLYVKWGDSAADFEPIAHLYKTQVMELAKLIGVPRKIVERPPTPDLIPGLTDEFILGLNYEELDRILMKFEMNEDLSNEDPGLVQRVKQIVSAAQRRRIANVRFTD; translated from the coding sequence ATGTCTTTCGATCCGCTGACAGTCTCTGAGGAGATACAGGGATTCATCAGAAGGTTCGTTGAAACCAACAACTATCACGGTGTCGTCGTGGGTGTCAGCGGTGGAGTGGATTCCGCCGTCGTGACAGTCCTGTGTGCGAAAGCCCTCGGGGCTCAGCGCGTTTTCGGATTGATACTACCAGACCGCGACTCTTCGAGAACCAGCACGCGACTGGCCGTCGAACTCTGCGAAGAATTCGGCGTTCCACATCGTATCTTTTCAATCACACCGTTGCTCAGGAAGGTGGGAATTTACAGGATGTTTCCTCCCGCCTTCATCTTTCCGAGAAGAATTCAGGAAAACTACGTGAAGAACAAATGGAGGACACTTTCAAGAGATCCCTACCTGGACGATCTTCTGGATGCCGGTAACGCGTTTTTCAAAAAAGGTCTCGCCTACTACAGAATAAAACACAGGATCCGAATGTGCCTTCTCTACTTCGAAGCAGAAAGAAGAGGTTACGCAGTTGCAGGTTGCGTGAACAAAACCGAACTGAAGACGGGTCTGTACGTCAAGTGGGGTGACAGTGCTGCCGACTTCGAACCCATAGCACACCTTTACAAAACACAGGTTATGGAGCTCGCAAAGTTGATCGGCGTGCCACGAAAGATCGTGGAGAGGCCACCCACACCAGACCTCATACCCGGGCTGACGGATGAGTTCATCCTGGGTTTGAACTACGAAGAACTCGATCGAATACTGATGAAGTTCGAAATGAACGAGGACCTTTCGAACGAAGATCCAGGACTAGTACAGCGCGTGAAACAAATAGTTTCCGCGGCACAGCGCAGAAGAATCGCCAACGTTCGATTCACAGATTAG
- a CDS encoding ribonuclease H1 domain-containing protein, translating into MRKYYAVKRGRVPGVYENWEIAKQQVEGYPNAEYRSFASKEDALAYLKGESWRCPKMPERTIFACVDGSYRDGVCGSAIVLCDDEGLHEFYFWTDKPDLATMRNVAGEVLAVLFTIDYALRKGARHLIIKHDFENLQKWASGEYSAKTSLTTIYVQSVKLAQKKGVRIDFEKIEAHSKDPCNQRADELAKLAVSKNSNTNWNWEELKDVFRSADSL; encoded by the coding sequence GTGCGCAAGTACTACGCCGTGAAACGTGGTAGAGTGCCGGGTGTATACGAGAACTGGGAGATTGCAAAACAACAGGTTGAAGGTTATCCAAACGCCGAATATCGCTCTTTTGCGTCGAAAGAAGATGCGCTCGCGTACCTGAAGGGTGAATCCTGGCGATGTCCGAAAATGCCTGAACGTACGATCTTCGCGTGTGTCGATGGAAGTTACAGGGACGGTGTCTGCGGTTCGGCGATCGTGCTGTGTGACGACGAAGGCCTGCACGAGTTTTATTTCTGGACAGACAAACCAGATCTTGCCACAATGAGGAACGTGGCGGGAGAGGTTCTCGCCGTGCTCTTCACGATCGATTATGCCCTCCGAAAGGGTGCAAGGCATCTCATCATCAAACATGACTTTGAGAACCTCCAGAAGTGGGCCAGCGGCGAGTACAGTGCGAAAACATCACTCACCACGATCTACGTGCAGAGTGTGAAACTCGCACAGAAAAAAGGTGTTCGCATCGATTTCGAAAAGATCGAAGCACACTCGAAAGACCCGTGCAACCAGAGGGCCGACGAACTCGCAAAGTTAGCAGTCAGTAAGAACTCAAACACCAACTGGAACTGGGAGGAGTTGAAAGATGTCTTTCGATCCGCTGACAGTCTCTGA